The Equus asinus isolate D_3611 breed Donkey chromosome 4, EquAss-T2T_v2, whole genome shotgun sequence genome has a segment encoding these proteins:
- the ASCL4 gene encoding achaete-scute homolog 4: protein MMEKRKAAGLLALPSHLLTVPLGVPGTMPRLPPRDPFRVSLRLDAARCAPRQPYLPPPLDGALEPAFLRKRNERERQRVRCVNQGYARLRDHLPRELGGKRLSKVETLRAAIGYIRHLQELLERHARGQEGAGPPRRAECNSDGESKASSAPSPCSEPEEAGS, encoded by the coding sequence ATGATGGAGAAACGTAAAGCGGCCGGCCTGCTGGCTTTGCCATCCCACCTCCTCACCGTGCCCCTGGGCGTGCCGGGGACCATGCCCCGCCTCCCTCCGAGGGACCCCTTCAGGGTCTCCTTGCGACTGGACGCCGCGCGCTGCGCCCCGAGACAGCCCTACCTGCCCCCGCCGCTGGACGGCGCCCTCGAGCCCGCCTTCCTCCGCAAGCGCAACGAGCGCGAGCGGCAGCGGGTGCGCTGCGTGAACCAGGGCTACGCGCGCCTGCGGGACCACCTGCCCCGCGAGCTGGGGGGCAAGCGCCTGAGCAAAGTGGAGACGCTTCGCGCCGCCATCGGCTACATCAGGCACCTCCAGGAGCTGCTGGAGCGCCACGCGCGGGGCCAGGAGGGCGCCGGCCCCCCGCGCAGGGCCGAATGCAACAGCGACGGCGAGTCCAAGGCGTCGTCGGCGCCTTCGCCCTGCAGCGAGCCGGAGGAGGCGGGCAGCTAG